The DNA region GTTAGTTTCTGAAATTGTGTTTAGTATTTATTAATACAAATCCAGTATTGTAAATTGCAATACCAGAAATGATATGAACATCCTTACAGTTAAAGGCCAGTGATGCCACTAAGCATTCGGATAATTGCAATGGCAACATTAAttgtaacaataaaaacaatcataGATATACAATTCTTTCTCCTCCTAGCTGCCTCTGGACTCTCCTCACTCTGAGGTATATTCCTAATTTCTGGAGTTGCAGAATTCACAGACTGAAAGTTGTCCAAAGATGACGGACTCACCAATTCCACAGTGTAAATCTGGGTTGGAAACCCTTGGTTATTCTGTTGTGACAGTGATTCAGGGGGTTGCTGCAAATAAGTCTGAAAGGAGCAGTTATAACAGGGTAGACCAGAATAGCCACACCCTGGCAAGCAATTTGGTCCTCGAGGCGGAATGTGTTCTTGTATAGTTGATGCCTTTTCTGACTGTGCACTAGCTTGTCGGTGGCATTCGCACGAGCACCCCGTATTTCCGTCTGTGGTATCCCGTTGTTCGTCATTTACGTTTACGTCGACTTTCTTCCCACAATGAGAGCATACCTCATTACAAGGATATAACGGTGGCAGTGGTAGGCTGGTCAAACTGATGCTAGTGATATTGGCCGCATGGAGTTGTCCATGCATAGTTATATCTTCATCAGGTAGTTCTCCCGAACCTTCAATTGAGGGCAGTGAGGCACTTTGTCTTCTGACACTTAACATGTCAATAAAttcctgaaaggaaaaaaaaaacaggttaaaaTGTTGATAGAAtgttgggctaataataataacaagtataatTCTGGTGCATTGTTTAACTTCTTAAAAAGTTAACCCCACAGTAGTAAACTCAAATTTGGAAACTGTCCATCATGCATAACCATTTCTTATCAATTAAAAATTATACAAATGAGTAATATTTGAACTGTAATTTTATATCAGTCAAAGCTTACCCTCAGTCCAGTACTATCGCAATTCATCATACAGTATGCTGTCTTGAAATACCATCAagacttaaaataaaaaaacctgtaagttcatAATCACCTTAATAAACACATTCTATATACATAAAATTTGTATTATTGTCCACcacttgtctatctatctatttaccaaggcact from Palaemon carinicauda isolate YSFRI2023 chromosome 35, ASM3689809v2, whole genome shotgun sequence includes:
- the LOC137627868 gene encoding uncharacterized protein → MLSVRRQSASLPSIEGSGELPDEDITMHGQLHAANITSISLTSLPLPPLYPCNEVCSHCGKKVDVNVNDEQRDTTDGNTGCSCECHRQASAQSEKASTIQEHIPPRGPNCLPGCGYSGLPCYNCSFQTYLQQPPESLSQQNNQGFPTQIYTVELVSPSSLDNFQSVNSATPEIRNIPQSEESPEAARRRKNCISMIVFIVTINVAIAIIRMLSGITGL